The following are from one region of the Periophthalmus magnuspinnatus isolate fPerMag1 chromosome 5, fPerMag1.2.pri, whole genome shotgun sequence genome:
- the LOC117371212 gene encoding leucine-rich repeat-containing protein 3-like, which translates to MCTRWCVERPANISKLKGKSPADSWLFLLCVCLFLLGPVCSQCPESCNCEWDTATVSCMDAGLYEIPVDIPPETVSLHLERNYIRTIPESTFSELVHLRDLYLGHNRIDSLSTGALRHLGPELRLLDLSHNQLRQARREDFGSTRAKTRLYHNPWHCDCTLQELMETLNLEPETVNGIICESSVRGMGEGSRWDDPSSLGEHAGQPIVKLLDSGVNFCSLQRKTTDVAMLVTMFVWFFMVIVYVVYYVRQNQAEARRHMEYLKSLPSPRKTPTETDTLSTGF; encoded by the coding sequence ATGTGCACGCGCTGGTGTGTGGAGAGACCCGCCAACATCAGCAAACTTAAAGGCAAAAGTCCAGCGGATTCCTGGTTGTTCCtgttgtgcgtgtgtttgtttctgttgggACCTGTTTGTTCCCAGTGTCCTGAAAGCTGCAACTGTGAATGGGACACAGCCACAGTGTCCTGCATGGACGCCGGACTCTATGAAATCCCAGTGGACATTCCCCCGGAAACAGTGTCCCTCCATTTGGAACGAAACTACATCCGGACTATCCCCGAGAGCACCTTCAGCGAGCTGGTGCACCTGCGGGACCTGTATCTCGGCCACAACCGCATCGACTCGCTCTCCACCGGGGCACTGCGTCACCTGGGGCCGGAGCTGCGCCTCTTGGACCTGTCCCACAACCAGCTGAGACAGGCCCGCAGGGAGGACTTCGGCTCCACCCGGGCCAAAACGCGTCTGTACCATAACCCCTGGCACTGTGACTGCACCCTGCAAGAGCTCATGGAGACCCTCAACCTGGAGCCGGAGACGGTCAACGGGATCATCTGTGAAAGCTCAGTGCGCGGGATGGGCGAGGGAAGCCGCTGGGACGACCCGAGCTCACTGGGCGAACACGCGGGACAGCCTATAGTGAAACTTTTAGATTCTGGAGTGAACTTCTGCAGCCTTCAGAGGAAAACGACGGACGTGGCCATGCTGGTGACTATGTTTGTGTGGTTCTTCATGGTTATTGTTTACGTCGTTTACTACGTGAGGCAGAACCAAGCCGAGGCCCGGAGACATATGGAATATCTCAAGAGTTTGCCCAGTCCACGGAAAACCCCCACGGAGACGGACACTCTGAGCACCGGGTTTTGA